In Pseudomonas sp. FP1742, the DNA window GATGCCGGTCTGGATTTCGTCGAGCATCATTAACCAGGCGCGCCGGTCACAGAGCTCGCGCACCGCTTTGAGATAACCGGGCGGCGCCACTTGCACACCACTTTCGCCCTGAATCGGCTCCATCAGAATCGCCACAATGCGTGGGCCGTGGGCTTTCTGCGCCTTCTCCAGGGCAGCGAGGTCGCCGAATGGAACTTTAATGAAGTCCCCCGGCAACTTGTTATACCCCAGGCGCACCGCCGGGCCGTCACTGGCCGACAAGGTGCCGAGGGTCCGGCCGTGGAAAGCGTTCTCCATGACCACTACCAGCGGCTGCTCGATGCCTTTGTGCCAGCCGTAAAGCCGCGCGAGTTTCAGCGCGGTTTCGTTGGCTTCGGCGCCGGAGTTGCTGAAAAACGCCCGCTCCATGCCCGCCAGACGAACCAGTTTCTGCGCCAGCCGCTGTTGCCAGTCGATGCTGTACAGGTTGGAAGTGTGCAACAGCAGCCCGGCCTGTTCGCTGATGGCCGACACGATTCGCGGATGGGAATGACCGACATTAGTCACCGCCACGCCCGCCACCGCGTCCAGGTATTCACGACCGGCCTGATCCCACAGGCGCGTGCCCAGGCCTTTGCTGAAACTCAGGGCCAAGGGTTGGTAAGTGCTCATCAGGCAGGCGGCGGTCATGACATCAAGCTCCATCAATAGTCGGTGTTTTTGCAGTATGGTTAGCCACCTGAGCTGGATAAATACTGCAACACTTCAATCATTTTAAAGCTGGGCTTGATAATGGATTTATTCCAGGCAATGACCGTTTACGTAAGAGTGGTGGAAGCCGGCAGCATGACCGCCGCCGCTTTGCAGTGCGAAATGTCCACGACCATGGTCGGTAATCACCTGCGGGCTCTGGAGCAACGCCTGGGTGTGCGCTTGCTCAACCGTACGACACGGCGTCAGCGTTTGACGGAATTCGGCACGGCGTACTATCAGCGGTGTCTCGAAGTGCTGGGGCTGGTGGCTGACTCCGAACGCCTGGCCGAACAAACCCTCGACGAGCCGAGCGGTACTCTGCGCATCACCGCACCGCTGACCTTCGGCACCGAACGGCTCGCGCCGGCCCTGAGCGAATTCACCCTGCGCTGTCCGCAAGTCAAACTCGACGTCGTTTTGACCAACCAGCGCCTGGATCTGCTTGATAACGGTTTCGATGTGGCGATTCGCTTGGGCACGACCGAGCTGTCCAACATGATTTCTCGCCCGCTCATCGACTACACGATGACCCTGTGCGCATCCAAGGATTATCTGGCGCGTCGAGGCACACCGGAAAAACCCGCCGACCTGCGACACCATGACTGCCTGGCCTTCGCCTACCCGGCCGGAGATGACTGGCACTCGGTAGAAAAACAATGGCGC includes these proteins:
- a CDS encoding LysR family transcriptional regulator codes for the protein MDLFQAMTVYVRVVEAGSMTAAALQCEMSTTMVGNHLRALEQRLGVRLLNRTTRRQRLTEFGTAYYQRCLEVLGLVADSERLAEQTLDEPSGTLRITAPLTFGTERLAPALSEFTLRCPQVKLDVVLTNQRLDLLDNGFDVAIRLGTTELSNMISRPLIDYTMTLCASKDYLARRGTPEKPADLRHHDCLAFAYPAGDDWHSVEKQWRLKGPEGEVMVEVSGPMLINSSAGLHQAARTGMGIVMMPDALVEQDLRDGKLVALMQDYQLPSRPMNLVYAQDRYRLPKLRSFVDFALQWWGKH
- a CDS encoding aspartate aminotransferase family protein, with the translated sequence MTAACLMSTYQPLALSFSKGLGTRLWDQAGREYLDAVAGVAVTNVGHSHPRIVSAISEQAGLLLHTSNLYSIDWQQRLAQKLVRLAGMERAFFSNSGAEANETALKLARLYGWHKGIEQPLVVVMENAFHGRTLGTLSASDGPAVRLGYNKLPGDFIKVPFGDLAALEKAQKAHGPRIVAILMEPIQGESGVQVAPPGYLKAVRELCDRRAWLMMLDEIQTGIGRTGQWFAFEHEGIIPDVMTLAKGLGNGVPIGACLARGRAADLFTPGSHGSTFGGNPLACRVGCTVLEIIEEQGLLENARLQGERLLARLRVELADDPNVLAIRGQGLMIGIELAQPIRDLTMIAARDHGLLINVTRGKTIRLLPPLTIDEREVEMIVRGVCRALKAA